GATTCTCTGGCAAACCTCCACCAGTGATGTGAGTCATTCCATGAATTTTTAAATTTTCTCTCAATAATTTCTCAACAAGTTGAACATAAATTTCGGTTGGTTCTAGCAAAGATTTAATCAAGTTTCTTTCTTCTTTTCCATAAAGAGTATTTTCATCCACATTCGACATAGAAAGAACTTTACGAACAAGACTAAAACCATTGCTATGAACACCGTTGCTTTTAATGCCAATAATCTGGTCTTCAGACTTAATTTTCGTACCGTCTATTAAACGATGATTTTCAACAATCCCAACACAAAAACCAGCTAGATCATATCTTCCACTGGGATAAAAACCTGGCATTTCAGCAGTTTCGCCACCTAAGAGAGAACATTCCGATTGCACACAGCCTTCTGAAATCCCCTCTATCACCTCAGCCAAAGCATTAGGAGTCAAAGTTCCGCTTGCTATGTAATCAAGAAAAAATAAAGGTCGAGCTCCATTAGTTATCACATCATTTACGCACATTGCAACAAGGTCTATTCCAACTCCAAAATGACATCCATATTTCTGAGCTAATTCTAATTTTGTACCAACTCCATCCGTCCCAGAAACCAAGACTGGACTTTCATAGCCTTTTGGAATTCTTATACATCCTCCAAAACCTCCCAACCCTCCTATGACCTCACTTGTATGAGTTTTTTCAACGCATGATTTAATTCTCTCCACAAAGGCTCTTCCAGCAGTAACATCAACTCCCGCAGTTTTGTAATCCATCAGTAAAAAGCTTTCTTATTCAAAAGATATGAATCCTAATATGAAATTCATATGCAATCAGTATGCAATCAACTTATTTCATTTCAATCATAAGTTGATGAAATTAATTTATTTACCAACATAGTGGTACAAAAAATCTTCAAAACTAATGCTGAATTAAAAGATTGGCTTAGTAAACAAAATTCAGCAATAATTTTCATCCCTACAATGGGAGGACTTCATCCTGGCCATCAATATTTAATTAAAAAAGCAAAAGAAAGGAAAACAAAAAAGAACCAAATTATACTTGTAAGTATTTTTGTAAATCCATTACAATTTGGAAAGGATGAAGACTTTAAAAAATATCCCAGAAATATAAGCAAAGATGCGAAATTAGCTTTTATTGCCGGAGCAGATGCAATTTGGGCTCCGGATTATGTTGAAGTTTTTCCCGGTGGAGAACATTCACATTTTAAAATTCAAGTTCCTAAAACATTACAAAATCAATTATGTGGTAAAAAGAGACCAGGGCATTTTGATGGAGTTGCAACAGTTATTATTCGTCTCATCAAAATTATTAAGCCAGAGAAACTAATCCTAGGAGAAAAAGATTGGCAACAATTGATTATTATTAGAAGGTTATTTCAAGAATTATCCCTACCTATAAAAATTGAATCCTATTCCACAAAAAGAGATCAAAGTGGATTTGCTTATAGTTCAAGGAATTCTTACTTGAGCGATTCTGAAAGATTAAATGCTCAATCATTACCTAATGCAATCAAAGAAGCAAAAACAGAGTTTGATAAAAAGAAAGTAATAAATCTCATCAAAATAGCTTCTATACTTAAAAAAAATAATTTAAAAACTGAATATCTCAAAATCGTAGATCCATTTTCATTAAAAGAAACAAAAAATTTAAATGGACTATGCCTTTTGGCAGCAGCAGTAAAATGTGGGTCTACGAGGCTAATTGATCACACTTTTCTCATGCAACGAAAACCAATTATTGCGATTGATGGTCCAGCTGGTGCAGGAAAGAGCACAGTGACTAAAGCATTTGCCAAAAGACTTGGTTTTATTTATTTAGATACTGGCGCAATGTATCGAGCGGTGACTTGGTTAATACTAAGTAATTCGATTGATCCCAGTGATCAATCGAAAATCAAAAATAGATTGAAAGATTTAAAATTAGAATTTAAAAACTCAAATTTTATTGAGCAAACAATATTCATAAATGATATTGACGTAACAGAGAAGATACGATCACCAAAAGTAACTTCAATGGTTTCTGAAATTTCTAAACAACAATTTGTAAGAGAATTACTTACTCAAAAACAACAAGTCATTGGAAATAATGGAGGATTGGTTGCAGAAGGAAGAGACATTGGTACAGCTGTATTTCCTGATGCAGATGTAAAAATTTTTCTTACTGCCTCTCCAACAGAAAGAGCAAAAAGAAGAGCTCTTGACTTAAACAAAAGAGGTTATGAATTCTCCAGCATTGAAGATCTTGAACAAGAAATTAAAGAAAGAGATAAAAAAGATAGTGAACGAAAAATCGCACCTTTAAAGAAAGCTCAAGATGCAGTAGAGCTAGTAACAGATGGGATGAATATTGAAGATGTTTTAGAAGAACTGATTTATATTTTCAGGTCAAAGATTCCAGAAGAAGTCTGGCCCACTCCTAATCCATAAGACTATCTATTAATCCATCCATAGCATCATCAAGTAAATCTAAAACCTTATCAAAGCCATTTTGACCTCCATAATAAGGATCAGGTACTTCATCTAATTGAGAGTTTTTTGAGTAACTTAGCATAAGTTTTATTTTAG
This is a stretch of genomic DNA from Prochlorococcus marinus str. MIT 0912. It encodes these proteins:
- the purM gene encoding phosphoribosylformylglycinamidine cyclo-ligase, with amino-acid sequence MDYKTAGVDVTAGRAFVERIKSCVEKTHTSEVIGGLGGFGGCIRIPKGYESPVLVSGTDGVGTKLELAQKYGCHFGVGIDLVAMCVNDVITNGARPLFFLDYIASGTLTPNALAEVIEGISEGCVQSECSLLGGETAEMPGFYPSGRYDLAGFCVGIVENHRLIDGTKIKSEDQIIGIKSNGVHSNGFSLVRKVLSMSNVDENTLYGKEERNLIKSLLEPTEIYVQLVEKLLRENLKIHGMTHITGGGLPENLPRIFPSGLLPHLDITTWEIPEIFNWLQKAGDIPEIDLWNTFNMGIGFCLIVPKNEVNSALEICIKNDFEAYNIGQVVESENNSKHIDILGIPK
- a CDS encoding bifunctional pantoate--beta-alanine ligase/(d)CMP kinase, whose amino-acid sequence is MVQKIFKTNAELKDWLSKQNSAIIFIPTMGGLHPGHQYLIKKAKERKTKKNQIILVSIFVNPLQFGKDEDFKKYPRNISKDAKLAFIAGADAIWAPDYVEVFPGGEHSHFKIQVPKTLQNQLCGKKRPGHFDGVATVIIRLIKIIKPEKLILGEKDWQQLIIIRRLFQELSLPIKIESYSTKRDQSGFAYSSRNSYLSDSERLNAQSLPNAIKEAKTEFDKKKVINLIKIASILKKNNLKTEYLKIVDPFSLKETKNLNGLCLLAAAVKCGSTRLIDHTFLMQRKPIIAIDGPAGAGKSTVTKAFAKRLGFIYLDTGAMYRAVTWLILSNSIDPSDQSKIKNRLKDLKLEFKNSNFIEQTIFINDIDVTEKIRSPKVTSMVSEISKQQFVRELLTQKQQVIGNNGGLVAEGRDIGTAVFPDADVKIFLTASPTERAKRRALDLNKRGYEFSSIEDLEQEIKERDKKDSERKIAPLKKAQDAVELVTDGMNIEDVLEELIYIFRSKIPEEVWPTPNP